Below is a genomic region from Brassica oleracea var. oleracea cultivar TO1000 chromosome C9, BOL, whole genome shotgun sequence.
GCGAGGGGAAGAAGAAGAAACCTGTTGCTGATATTGACCAAGCTTGCGCCTTTGGGTTTTGAGAGAGAGGATCGCTCGATCAACCTCCGTTATCTTTGGTTTCTTCACGAACATATTCCCCATCTCTTCCTACTCCAAGACTCGTCAAGAGCTACGCGATTTCAAACCCAACAAGTCCCAATCTTTTTTCTGTTTTTCATAAACCACAAAGCCTAAAAAAGCTTCCGCCTGCGTTTTCTCAAACTCGCGTTTTGAAACTACGTTCCTAATCTAACAGCTGTTAAACAAGTTCTTTATTTTTATCACACGCACTAAAACAGCGCGTGTTCGGTGAACACAACTTCATAAATACGCGAGGAGAGACGCGGCGTTTCACTTTCCTTCTAAGAGTGTGTGTTTAAAAAAAAAAAAAAAAAACCACGACTAAGGTTCCTCTCTCGGTTCCTTAAACTTTGTGATTTGTCTTATTTTTGGTTTTACGATTGTACTTTGGTCTGAAGAAAGCTTTTTTTTACAGTTCACTTGCTCGAGAGAAAAAAATGTCGTGGAGAGGAAAACGAAAAGACGAGGATGTCCGAGCATCAGATGACGATTCTGAAGCCCACGCTCCGGCTAAGAAAGTCGCAAAGCCAGCCGAATCCTCCGACGAGTCTGACGACATCGTCGTCTGCAATGTGAGTCTATCTACTATAATAACAGTGAGATTTAAGGTCTAAGTTCTGATTTTGCTCAAATTGGGTTTTTGATGAAATTAGGGTTTATAATGAATGTTCGTTGGGGCTTTTGTATTCAGATTTCTAAGAACAGGAGAGTCTCTGTGAGAAACTGGAACGGTAAAATTTGGATTGACATACGTGAGTTCTATGTCAAAGACGGTAAAACTTTGCCTGGCAAGAAAGGTAAAACTCTTTTTGCTTTCTTTCTTTCTTTCTCTCTTGTTTGCGTTCCCCTAGTCTTCTTCTCTCATTTCACCGTTTGCAAACATGTGTTTCCTCATGTGTTAGTTTAGTTCAGTTTTTTGTTACTGTTTTGCGTTTTTAAGTGTATGCATCTTACTTTTGTGTGGAGACTGTTAAAGTTACTGCATCTAATAACGGGCAATTCTCCTGAGTGAGAATGTACCAGCGTAGTGTCGATACTGTCTGTTTAATATTGTTGACATTTACAAGCTTGTTTAATATTTTGCAGGTATCTCTCTAAGCGTGGATCAGGTAGTTAACATCCTTCTCCCTCTTTTTATGAATTCAATAAGCCTTTGCTTTTAGCTGTTACCTCCTTATGTCTTACCTTACCCATAATGTTTTCTTATATTGCAGTGGAACACTCTTCGGAACCACGCAGATGGTATTGATAAGGCGCTCGCTGACCTTTCTTAGGTTTTTTTTTTAACTTGAATTGTATCATCGGGGGTAGTAAACTCTAGTAGAAGATGATGACTCCAAGTGTTTTTGTTATTTGGATCTGCTTAAGCCTTTTGACGGTGTATCATGGAATCTTTCT
It encodes:
- the LOC106316261 gene encoding RNA polymerase II transcriptional coactivator KIWI — its product is MSWRGKRKDEDVRASDDDSEAHAPAKKVAKPAESSDESDDIVVCNISKNRRVSVRNWNGKIWIDIREFYVKDGKTLPGKKGISLSVDQWNTLRNHADGIDKALADLS